The following are from one region of the Stigmatella ashevillena genome:
- a CDS encoding PaaI family thioesterase, with amino-acid sequence MPEDTKPGSRSRTVTWADIREIGAHATKEDYLQGWAEGRYPAPPICDSMGIRLVEVSRGRAVFTGTPAEYHYNPMGTVHGGMISTLIDSACGIACMSLLPYGTRWTTVNLNVSFLKMVTEATGIIRCEGVAVHQGRKIVVTDATILAPDGEQVASGRATCLVLDSSR; translated from the coding sequence ATGCCAGAAGACACGAAGCCTGGAAGCAGGAGCCGGACGGTTACTTGGGCGGACATCCGGGAGATCGGGGCACACGCCACGAAAGAGGACTACCTGCAAGGGTGGGCCGAGGGCCGCTACCCTGCCCCGCCGATCTGCGATTCCATGGGAATTCGCCTGGTGGAGGTCAGCCGGGGACGGGCGGTGTTCACTGGTACCCCCGCTGAGTATCACTACAACCCCATGGGCACGGTTCATGGCGGAATGATCTCCACGCTCATCGACAGCGCCTGTGGAATCGCCTGTATGTCATTGCTGCCGTATGGCACCCGGTGGACCACAGTCAACCTGAACGTCTCCTTCCTCAAGATGGTGACGGAGGCCACGGGGATCATTCGCTGCGAGGGAGTGGCCGTCCACCAGGGGCGCAAGATCGTGGTCACCGACGCCACCATCCTCGCGCCGGATGGGGAACAGGTCGCCTCGGGCCGTGCCACCTGCCTGGTGCTCGACTCATCCCGTTGA
- a CDS encoding alpha/beta fold hydrolase, with amino-acid sequence MINVTWIDSFRLRARAGGIKAGWAASTRPGVAFHELPQATLRVRTGGTRKAGEPTVVMVCDPPNVIEHFDAVFEMLSPHHRVVVFEPPGFGFSSPRASFRFTFDEYRASIEDLLRKLDEGPYVLAFTCVWAHIALQIAAKDPGQVAKLMLWQSPSWDQQVNWAREVDKKKLISRPVLGQLATAMKPEKIGLGWYRASLAKNRYSDFMPTLDQALKQGAFCCLGSLWQQWFYGYTPPPVRVQQPTLVTWGLADRTHARSDKDSIGSHLTQAKWHTFQHAGHSPELEASQEYCELLRGWLKEA; translated from the coding sequence ATGATCAATGTCACCTGGATCGATAGCTTCCGGCTCCGCGCCCGCGCGGGCGGCATCAAGGCCGGTTGGGCGGCGAGCACGCGCCCGGGGGTCGCGTTCCACGAGTTGCCCCAGGCCACGCTGCGGGTGAGGACCGGCGGCACGCGCAAAGCGGGGGAGCCCACGGTGGTCATGGTGTGCGATCCACCGAACGTCATTGAGCACTTCGATGCGGTGTTCGAGATGCTCTCGCCGCACCACAGGGTCGTCGTCTTCGAGCCGCCCGGATTTGGCTTCTCGAGTCCAAGGGCGTCCTTCCGCTTCACCTTCGACGAGTACCGCGCCAGCATCGAGGACCTGCTGAGGAAGCTGGATGAAGGACCGTACGTGCTCGCCTTCACGTGCGTCTGGGCACATATCGCCCTCCAGATCGCGGCGAAGGACCCGGGGCAGGTGGCCAAGCTGATGCTCTGGCAGTCCCCCTCCTGGGATCAGCAAGTCAACTGGGCCCGAGAGGTGGACAAGAAAAAGCTCATCTCGCGCCCCGTGCTCGGACAGCTCGCCACGGCCATGAAGCCCGAGAAGATAGGGCTTGGGTGGTACAGGGCGTCGCTGGCCAAGAACCGCTACTCCGACTTCATGCCGACGCTGGATCAGGCCCTGAAGCAGGGAGCCTTCTGCTGCCTCGGATCGTTGTGGCAGCAGTGGTTCTACGGATACACGCCACCGCCTGTCCGGGTGCAGCAGCCGACGCTGGTGACGTGGGGCCTGGCGGATCGCACGCATGCGCGCAGCGACAAGGACTCCATCGGGAGCCATCTCACCCAAGCGAAGTGGCACACCTTCCAGCACGCGGGGCACTCTCCAGAATTGGAGGCGAGCCAGGAGTATTGCGAACTCCTCCGGGGCTGGCTCAAGGAGGCTTGA
- a CDS encoding glycosyltransferase family 2 protein: MSAKRPRVLVAITVYNGRAFVPRCLKSAKGLDTNAADIDVLVLDDCSPEPGFSQMIAELCEREGIFYYRPPRNLGIVRNVNLGLLAAVEKGYDYVIISNSDVVYSRQTVDMLMAAAQSSPQIGSVTAWSNNVSIYSLPNTDPDKNLASQGVVDWLASSLDASFRGTAVDIPAGISFSILIPTAVIRDVGLMDPVYGRGYCEETDWTLRSLAKGYRITLAPAAFVYHQGRGSTLAAGLVAGGHSTVPENEAVIDYRYPLFRGQVDAFVRGGILEQLRGSALRTILQQAGRQYGYRIEYQAVVDAHPPESAEVLCRVRADGTALMSCKGFELELTHTRGQPLEAIREFFLEPEADGQSGRAGQVPLVVPALAPSHPMYPVRV, encoded by the coding sequence ATGAGCGCCAAGCGCCCCCGGGTCCTCGTCGCCATCACCGTGTACAACGGCCGCGCATTCGTGCCGCGTTGCCTCAAGTCCGCCAAGGGATTGGACACGAACGCTGCGGACATCGACGTGCTTGTCCTGGACGATTGCAGCCCTGAGCCCGGGTTCAGCCAGATGATCGCCGAGCTGTGCGAGCGCGAGGGCATCTTCTACTACCGCCCACCGCGCAATCTCGGCATCGTGCGCAACGTCAACCTCGGGCTGCTGGCTGCGGTGGAGAAGGGCTACGACTACGTCATCATTTCCAACTCGGACGTCGTCTACTCCCGCCAGACAGTGGACATGCTGATGGCGGCCGCCCAAAGCAGTCCGCAGATCGGTTCTGTGACGGCCTGGTCCAACAACGTTTCCATCTACTCGCTGCCCAATACGGATCCGGACAAGAACCTGGCTTCTCAGGGCGTCGTGGACTGGCTGGCGAGCAGCCTGGATGCGAGCTTCCGGGGTACGGCGGTGGATATCCCTGCGGGCATCTCCTTCAGCATCCTCATCCCCACGGCCGTCATCCGGGACGTGGGGTTGATGGATCCCGTCTATGGGCGTGGCTATTGCGAGGAGACGGACTGGACACTGCGCAGCCTGGCCAAGGGTTACCGCATCACCTTGGCACCGGCCGCGTTCGTCTACCACCAGGGCCGAGGCTCCACGCTGGCCGCGGGGCTCGTGGCGGGTGGACACTCCACCGTGCCGGAGAATGAGGCGGTCATCGATTATCGCTACCCGCTCTTCCGGGGCCAGGTGGATGCCTTCGTGCGCGGCGGTATCCTGGAGCAGCTGCGGGGCTCGGCGCTCAGGACGATCCTGCAGCAGGCCGGTCGCCAATACGGTTACCGCATCGAGTACCAAGCGGTGGTGGATGCCCATCCGCCCGAGAGCGCCGAGGTGCTCTGTCGGGTCCGCGCGGATGGCACGGCGTTGATGAGCTGCAAGGGCTTCGAGCTGGAGCTCACCCACACCCGGGGCCAGCCGCTGGAGGCCATCCGAGAGTTCTTCCTGGAGCCTGAGGCGGACGGCCAGAGTGGACGGGCCGGGCAGGTGCCGCTTGTGGTTCCGGCACTGGCTCCCAGCCACCCCATGTATCCTGTCCGCGTCTGA
- a CDS encoding glycosyltransferase has translation MATHLELLFVSTQDAAADVERLRAVLTPRPEGLTRISFACPTPTLDRRLVEAVPQQSLPWEALHGTSAVQAVNRALLLGREDVLLLAHPLVALGGAVVELRAVLAENDRACALVPTPDYSGFDESERARWLEESRLPRAVCLPTPDLSVVLLSRAVLDMVGTLDETLGSLEEALSDWCLRAQRLGFITLRASRALFRPNGPLPSDLPDMSRLDARHPYFRGQREVSLADMRTGLAARTVASARGDLSVCLDIRYLPEDAINGTSVYAIELCRAMTQHTSARLSLYVGTEKQRKSLEPLGLPIYVNSGLPDHVQLLHRPAQVFSLPHLQMLLHAQVPYILSYQDLISYRAGSVWPGGEDQARYQLASYVAVRGAQGLIAISDHNRREVIREFHVPEEHVHTVHHGVDMAAFARQPTDDSAGVLQPLGLPRRFFLFIGSDYAHKNVKLLLAAYVNFRARWKGHGEMPGLVLVGHPSGTQDGVFPFLRQQPLPGVHFVGGVSHPVLRALYHQAIAYMYLSAYEGFGLPLLEAMAAETPILCSRFSSIPEVAGDAVLYADTMSDLAIAGQMIQLAEEPSLGRTLAAKGKARVAQFTWKQTALKTYEAYREVLRRPSLMSLTDRRFLKEFLSRPLLP, from the coding sequence ATGGCGACCCATCTGGAGCTTCTGTTCGTCTCCACCCAGGACGCGGCGGCGGACGTGGAGCGGCTGCGCGCCGTCCTCACCCCTCGGCCGGAGGGGCTGACGCGCATTTCCTTCGCCTGCCCCACACCGACGCTGGACCGGCGCCTCGTGGAGGCTGTCCCGCAGCAGAGCCTCCCCTGGGAGGCCCTGCATGGCACCAGCGCCGTCCAGGCCGTCAACCGCGCCCTGTTGCTCGGCCGCGAGGATGTGCTGTTGCTGGCCCACCCGCTCGTGGCTCTGGGGGGGGCAGTCGTGGAACTGCGTGCGGTGCTCGCCGAGAATGACCGCGCGTGTGCCCTCGTGCCCACGCCCGACTACTCGGGGTTCGACGAGTCCGAGCGCGCCCGCTGGCTCGAGGAGAGCCGTCTGCCCCGCGCCGTCTGCCTGCCCACGCCCGACCTGTCCGTGGTCCTCTTGTCGCGCGCGGTCTTGGACATGGTGGGCACGCTGGACGAGACGCTTGGCTCGCTCGAGGAGGCGCTCTCGGACTGGTGTCTCAGGGCCCAGCGGCTGGGATTCATCACCCTGCGGGCCTCACGGGCCTTGTTCCGTCCCAATGGGCCCTTGCCCTCGGACCTGCCGGATATGAGCCGACTCGACGCGCGCCATCCCTATTTTCGGGGCCAGCGTGAGGTGTCGTTGGCGGACATGCGGACCGGTCTCGCGGCGCGCACGGTGGCCAGTGCGCGTGGAGATCTGTCCGTCTGTCTGGACATCCGCTATCTGCCCGAGGATGCCATCAACGGCACGAGCGTCTATGCCATCGAGTTGTGCCGGGCGATGACGCAGCACACCTCCGCACGCCTGTCCCTGTACGTGGGCACGGAGAAGCAACGCAAGTCGCTTGAGCCTCTGGGTCTGCCCATCTATGTGAACTCAGGCCTGCCGGACCACGTGCAGTTGCTGCACCGGCCAGCGCAGGTCTTCTCCCTCCCGCACCTGCAGATGCTGTTGCACGCCCAGGTGCCCTATATTCTCTCCTACCAGGATCTCATCTCCTACCGGGCCGGCTCCGTGTGGCCGGGAGGAGAGGACCAGGCGCGCTACCAGCTCGCCTCCTACGTGGCAGTGCGCGGAGCGCAGGGCCTCATCGCCATCTCCGACCACAATCGCCGCGAGGTGATCCGCGAGTTCCATGTTCCCGAGGAGCATGTGCACACCGTGCACCATGGCGTGGACATGGCGGCCTTCGCCCGGCAGCCCACGGACGACTCCGCGGGCGTGCTCCAACCGCTGGGCTTGCCACGCCGCTTCTTCCTCTTCATCGGAAGTGACTACGCGCACAAGAACGTGAAGCTGCTGCTGGCGGCCTACGTGAACTTCCGCGCCCGGTGGAAGGGGCACGGAGAGATGCCTGGGCTCGTTCTGGTAGGCCACCCCTCGGGGACACAAGATGGGGTGTTCCCTTTCCTGCGCCAGCAGCCCCTTCCGGGGGTGCATTTCGTGGGAGGCGTCTCGCACCCTGTGCTTCGCGCGCTCTACCACCAGGCCATCGCCTACATGTACCTGTCCGCCTACGAAGGCTTCGGCCTTCCACTGCTGGAGGCCATGGCGGCCGAAACCCCCATCCTCTGCTCGCGGTTCAGCTCCATTCCAGAAGTGGCGGGGGATGCCGTGCTCTACGCCGACACGATGAGCGATCTGGCCATCGCCGGGCAGATGATTCAGTTGGCCGAGGAGCCCTCTTTGGGACGTACGCTTGCCGCCAAGGGCAAGGCACGCGTGGCCCAGTTCACCTGGAAGCAGACAGCCCTCAAGACGTACGAGGCATATCGTGAGGTCCTCCGGCGCCCCTCGCTGATGAGCCTGACGGACCGGCGCTTCCTCAAGGAATTCTTGTCTCGGCCGTTGTTGCCGTGA
- a CDS encoding fatty acyl-AMP ligase, protein MKTDRQPPRFKSLAEVIEHCGREQPDLEIYRFVEDGDRVVASLTSGQLLRRVQGIARQLVEAKLVGERALLLYPPGLEFLVGFAACVYAGVVAVPVYPPDPGRLEKALPLLLGIIRNASPRAILGDSMTLELARMLTSEIEGADDKVWLATDTVPEASDAERVSLPTEETLAFLQYTSGSTGAPKGVALSHGNLLHNLSVIQERFEHTRQSQGVIWLPSYHDMGLIGGILQPLYAGFPVVLMSPFDFLKKPLHWLRAITRFKATTSGGPAFSFDLCTRSVPDSELDTLDLSSWSVAFVGSDMVRWEGLNAFAKKFARSGFRLEAFYPCYGLAESTLFVSGGTKSAPPVVRSLPASDGREQQFMVGCGKAGADSEILIVDADTRASVAEGQVGEIWTRGPSVARGYWENPEQTEESFGAQLAGDGSQRYLRTGDLGLIQDGELFITGRIKEVIKIRGKNHFPRDLEVTAEDSDPQTIRRGCSAAFVTNDDADLIVVIEVRKPDGGEATLPVERAAAICETVRAAITTKHGLSAAGVVLVPPGTVPKTSSGKVRRVACKDMYLSGELPVLGAWRRGG, encoded by the coding sequence ATGAAGACGGACCGCCAGCCCCCCCGGTTCAAGTCTCTGGCCGAAGTCATCGAACACTGCGGCCGCGAGCAACCGGACCTCGAAATCTACCGCTTCGTGGAGGACGGAGATCGCGTCGTCGCGAGCCTGACCAGCGGGCAGCTCTTGCGCAGGGTCCAGGGAATCGCCCGGCAGCTCGTGGAAGCCAAGCTCGTGGGTGAGCGGGCGCTCCTCCTCTACCCGCCCGGGCTCGAGTTCCTCGTCGGTTTTGCCGCCTGCGTCTACGCGGGCGTGGTGGCGGTCCCCGTTTATCCGCCGGACCCAGGACGGCTGGAGAAGGCACTGCCACTGCTGTTGGGGATCATCCGCAACGCGAGCCCTCGCGCCATCCTGGGCGACTCCATGACCCTGGAGCTGGCCCGCATGCTGACCAGCGAGATCGAGGGCGCCGACGACAAGGTCTGGCTCGCGACAGACACGGTGCCCGAGGCGTCAGACGCCGAACGGGTGAGCCTCCCCACGGAAGAAACCCTCGCCTTCCTTCAGTACACGTCGGGTTCCACCGGTGCGCCCAAGGGCGTAGCCCTGAGCCACGGGAACCTGCTCCACAACCTGTCTGTCATTCAAGAGCGGTTCGAGCACACCCGCCAGAGTCAGGGTGTGATCTGGCTGCCCTCGTACCACGACATGGGCCTCATCGGAGGAATCCTGCAACCGCTGTATGCAGGCTTTCCCGTGGTCCTCATGTCGCCCTTTGATTTCTTGAAGAAGCCCCTCCACTGGCTGCGAGCCATCACCCGGTTCAAAGCCACCACGAGTGGCGGTCCCGCGTTCTCGTTCGACCTGTGCACCCGCAGCGTGCCGGACAGTGAACTCGACACGCTCGATCTCTCCTCCTGGAGCGTCGCATTTGTCGGCTCCGACATGGTCCGCTGGGAGGGTTTGAACGCCTTCGCGAAGAAGTTCGCCCGGAGCGGCTTCCGCCTGGAGGCCTTCTATCCGTGCTACGGCCTGGCGGAATCCACCCTGTTCGTCTCGGGGGGCACCAAGTCCGCACCTCCGGTGGTGCGTTCGCTTCCCGCCAGCGACGGCCGCGAGCAGCAGTTCATGGTCGGCTGCGGCAAAGCGGGCGCTGACAGTGAGATTCTCATCGTCGATGCCGACACGCGTGCCTCCGTAGCGGAAGGACAGGTGGGAGAAATCTGGACGCGGGGTCCGAGCGTCGCACGAGGATACTGGGAGAACCCCGAGCAGACCGAGGAGAGCTTCGGGGCCCAACTGGCAGGCGACGGCTCCCAGCGATACCTGCGGACAGGCGATCTGGGGCTCATCCAGGACGGGGAACTCTTCATCACGGGACGCATCAAGGAAGTCATCAAGATCCGGGGCAAGAACCACTTCCCCCGCGACCTCGAGGTGACCGCCGAGGACAGTGATCCTCAGACGATACGCCGGGGCTGTTCGGCCGCGTTCGTCACCAACGATGACGCCGATCTCATCGTGGTCATCGAAGTCCGCAAGCCCGACGGAGGCGAGGCCACTTTGCCCGTGGAGCGCGCCGCAGCGATTTGCGAGACCGTCCGCGCCGCCATCACCACCAAGCATGGCCTCTCCGCAGCGGGTGTCGTGCTGGTCCCACCCGGCACCGTGCCGAAGACCTCCAGTGGCAAGGTTCGTCGAGTGGCCTGCAAGGACATGTACCTCAGCGGGGAGCTGCCCGTGCTCGGTGCATGGCGACGGGGCGGGTGA
- a CDS encoding FkbM family methyltransferase: protein MFADLIPPSVAVDAVRVSTDVGELWLPADDRVILPYMKSSGTWEPGEAQMLRSLLQPNSRFLDVGANVGYFSALAAKLCPQGTIDAVEPEPRSVSLLRLNLWTLAPHARVWPVGLGLRRGIAALRTEEGNPGNTFVEEDSPRASRLTALVCGDELFAGRRFDVIKVDVQGYEPEVIRGLEETLRQSGNVSLVVEFFPEALRQRGLSPSEVLRLYRGMGFERLADVAGRLLRLDDEELLSMCQSSGKNGFVNLLLRKTF from the coding sequence ATGTTCGCAGACCTGATTCCCCCTTCCGTGGCGGTCGATGCGGTCCGTGTGAGTACGGATGTCGGCGAGCTGTGGCTGCCCGCAGATGATCGGGTCATCCTCCCGTACATGAAGAGCAGCGGGACCTGGGAGCCCGGTGAGGCGCAGATGCTGCGCTCGCTTTTGCAGCCCAACTCCCGCTTTCTCGATGTGGGCGCCAACGTGGGTTACTTCTCCGCGCTCGCGGCGAAGCTCTGTCCCCAGGGCACCATCGATGCCGTTGAGCCTGAGCCCCGGAGCGTTTCCCTCCTGAGGCTGAACCTCTGGACGCTGGCGCCTCATGCGCGCGTGTGGCCCGTGGGGCTGGGCCTGCGCCGCGGCATCGCCGCGCTGCGCACGGAGGAGGGCAACCCCGGCAACACTTTCGTGGAAGAGGACTCCCCGCGCGCCTCGCGCTTGACGGCCCTGGTGTGTGGCGATGAGCTGTTCGCTGGGCGGCGCTTTGATGTCATCAAGGTGGACGTCCAGGGCTACGAGCCAGAGGTCATCCGGGGGCTGGAGGAGACCCTGCGCCAGTCAGGCAATGTTTCGCTCGTCGTCGAGTTCTTCCCCGAGGCGCTCCGGCAGCGAGGGCTGTCGCCCTCCGAGGTGCTGCGGCTCTATCGCGGGATGGGCTTCGAGCGGCTCGCGGACGTGGCGGGCCGGCTGCTTCGCCTCGATGATGAGGAACTCCTCTCGATGTGCCAAAGCTCTGGGAAGAACGGGTTTGTGAACCTGCTCTTGCGGAAGACCTTCTAG
- a CDS encoding acyltransferase family protein, giving the protein MAFLDVLRAVAILTVFVKHLPAEVGPFFGQLFIWGGRGVDLFFVLSGFLIGSTCLERAAAAPEERSLPQAKAYWLLRSARIFPLYFALLAVLAIHPPGFGDDAAFVIRHWPLPFLTFTSNHFGQSSLELGVLWSLAIEEQFYLAVGLLILFCSARRETLASAFLGLSLAAIAVSLVYRHDLGVLLAGGILPQNDYIFRLFHSTLSRMDQLAVGLLTALMAAPFNRWSLAKDERWVRASTWSVVTVGLGVLIFFPHWPVVGFLVLGLVFAACVLWAQRPAARTLVPGRIETVLMAPVLAIGKLSFGLYLFHPITRPWVDRALTHPLLPPESSVRSVLFVLAWVGMSTAIAAVSYRFFEEPLLSAARRKSRQFLQARPAAPTQDAATAGGGLTATTAETRIP; this is encoded by the coding sequence ATGGCGTTCCTGGATGTCCTACGGGCCGTGGCCATCCTGACCGTGTTCGTGAAGCACCTGCCTGCAGAGGTAGGGCCATTCTTCGGGCAGCTCTTCATCTGGGGCGGCCGGGGCGTGGACCTCTTCTTCGTACTCTCCGGTTTCCTCATCGGCAGCACCTGTCTGGAACGCGCGGCTGCCGCTCCGGAGGAGCGCTCCCTCCCGCAGGCCAAGGCCTATTGGCTGTTGCGCTCGGCACGCATCTTCCCACTCTATTTTGCGCTTCTGGCCGTGCTCGCGATCCATCCTCCCGGCTTCGGGGATGATGCGGCCTTCGTCATACGCCATTGGCCGCTGCCCTTCCTGACCTTCACCTCCAACCACTTTGGCCAGAGTTCGCTGGAACTGGGGGTCCTGTGGTCGCTGGCCATCGAGGAGCAGTTCTATCTGGCCGTAGGGCTTCTCATCCTCTTTTGCTCAGCGCGCCGGGAGACGCTGGCGAGCGCATTCCTGGGCCTGTCGCTGGCCGCCATCGCCGTGTCCTTGGTGTATCGGCACGACCTCGGAGTGCTGCTGGCCGGGGGGATCCTGCCGCAAAACGATTACATCTTCAGACTCTTCCACAGCACGCTGTCGCGCATGGACCAGCTCGCCGTGGGATTGCTGACCGCGCTGATGGCAGCCCCTTTCAACCGCTGGAGCCTCGCGAAAGACGAGCGCTGGGTGCGTGCCTCCACTTGGAGCGTGGTGACAGTGGGCCTCGGCGTCCTCATCTTCTTCCCCCACTGGCCCGTCGTGGGATTCCTGGTGCTAGGCCTCGTCTTCGCCGCATGCGTGCTATGGGCGCAACGTCCAGCAGCGCGCACCCTCGTGCCGGGCCGAATCGAGACGGTGCTGATGGCCCCTGTGCTGGCCATCGGCAAGCTGAGCTTCGGGCTCTACCTCTTCCACCCCATTACCCGCCCCTGGGTGGACAGAGCGCTGACGCACCCATTGCTTCCGCCTGAGTCATCTGTCCGCTCCGTGCTCTTCGTCCTGGCGTGGGTCGGGATGAGCACGGCCATTGCAGCCGTGAGCTACCGCTTCTTCGAGGAACCGCTGCTGTCCGCCGCCCGGCGCAAGTCGCGCCAGTTCCTTCAAGCCCGCCCGGCGGCGCCCACACAGGACGCTGCCACCGCCGGGGGGGGGCTCACGGCAACAACGGCCGAGACAAGAATTCCTTGA
- a CDS encoding amidohydrolase family protein translates to MATQELPAAAPRPLRAFDVHVHLFPAMLARFIWKWFEGNAWQIRHKPAPEETFDLLARYGIERMVGLCYTHQPGVAGMLNDFMAEMVAAHPGRLVGFGTVLPGEEGFEDELRRALGELHLSGIKIHCHVQKIAPDDDRMLPVFDTLAETGKVLQIHCGPVSESKAHKSEIDELCAVPRFVRAMRRTPNLKVIVPHIGYDEVQLYLDMLDEFPNLYLDTAMAIGGYRVARGEALPDVRPLAMTRYEKGQKPRLPEPWKPALEQLVPQIMERPDRFLFGTDFPNLPYDPDLEMRELERYLPGDVLNKVLWDNAAKLFGPAERENPT, encoded by the coding sequence ATGGCCACGCAAGAACTTCCCGCCGCTGCCCCTCGCCCCCTGCGCGCCTTCGACGTGCACGTGCACCTCTTCCCCGCCATGCTGGCGCGCTTCATCTGGAAGTGGTTCGAGGGAAACGCCTGGCAGATCCGACACAAGCCCGCGCCCGAGGAGACGTTTGATCTCCTGGCGCGCTACGGCATCGAGCGCATGGTCGGGCTCTGCTACACGCACCAGCCCGGCGTCGCCGGCATGCTCAACGACTTCATGGCGGAGATGGTCGCCGCCCATCCCGGGCGGCTCGTCGGCTTCGGCACCGTCCTGCCCGGGGAAGAAGGGTTCGAGGACGAACTCCGGCGTGCGCTCGGGGAACTCCATCTCTCTGGCATCAAGATTCACTGCCACGTGCAGAAGATCGCGCCGGACGACGACCGCATGCTGCCGGTGTTCGACACCCTCGCGGAGACGGGCAAGGTCCTGCAGATCCACTGCGGCCCGGTCTCCGAGAGCAAGGCGCACAAGAGCGAGATCGACGAGCTGTGCGCCGTCCCCCGCTTCGTCCGCGCCATGCGGCGCACGCCAAACCTCAAGGTCATCGTGCCCCACATCGGCTACGACGAGGTCCAGCTCTACCTCGACATGCTCGATGAGTTCCCGAACCTCTACCTGGACACCGCCATGGCGATCGGCGGGTACCGCGTGGCGAGGGGAGAAGCGCTGCCGGATGTCCGGCCGCTCGCGATGACACGCTATGAGAAGGGCCAGAAGCCTCGGCTGCCCGAGCCCTGGAAACCCGCGCTCGAGCAGCTCGTTCCGCAGATCATGGAACGGCCAGACCGGTTCCTGTTCGGCACCGACTTCCCCAACCTTCCGTATGACCCCGACCTGGAGATGCGCGAGTTGGAGCGCTACCTGCCCGGAGATGTCCTGAACAAGGTGCTCTGGGACAACGCCGCCAAACTCTTTGGACCGGCCGAGCGGGAGAATCCCACATGA
- a CDS encoding thioesterase family protein, which produces MSETPVTELELTARSYEVDAALELKPLTYMNWLQEIAWEAAAAGGVPPQWFLPRNIAPVFSVSRFEKEHPIRYGDRIIARTWFSLMEGPLAHREFELRRAKDSKVVLHGRTDIVLVDLGTRAPTPWGELVERFKPNGESFYKNFQPPAVTPAVDPVSFQVKRPVQPEEIDMARHVNNGFYLRWMTDAFSSFLQPALGAKTDEARLLSVHLKFGSPISLGQEVLISGKHAGTGEGISRWDFQIAPVSGSRRPASAELIFRWSPEWTGQLSV; this is translated from the coding sequence ATGTCAGAGACCCCCGTCACGGAGTTGGAGCTCACCGCCCGCAGCTACGAGGTGGATGCGGCCCTGGAGCTGAAACCGCTCACGTACATGAACTGGCTTCAGGAGATTGCATGGGAAGCAGCCGCTGCCGGCGGAGTCCCGCCCCAGTGGTTCCTGCCCCGCAACATCGCGCCTGTCTTCAGCGTCTCCCGCTTCGAGAAAGAGCACCCCATCCGCTACGGGGACCGCATCATTGCCCGGACGTGGTTCTCGCTGATGGAGGGGCCTCTCGCCCACCGGGAATTCGAGCTGCGCCGTGCGAAGGACAGCAAGGTGGTTCTCCACGGCCGCACCGACATCGTCCTGGTGGACCTGGGTACCCGCGCCCCGACCCCCTGGGGGGAACTCGTCGAGCGGTTCAAGCCCAACGGGGAGTCCTTCTACAAGAACTTCCAGCCACCAGCGGTGACACCCGCCGTCGATCCCGTCTCCTTCCAGGTAAAGAGGCCAGTGCAGCCCGAAGAGATCGACATGGCCCGGCACGTCAACAACGGCTTCTACCTGCGATGGATGACGGATGCGTTCTCCTCCTTCCTGCAACCTGCGCTGGGAGCCAAGACAGATGAAGCACGCCTTCTGTCCGTTCACCTGAAGTTCGGTTCGCCGATCTCCCTGGGGCAGGAGGTGCTCATCTCCGGCAAGCACGCGGGAACCGGCGAGGGCATCAGCCGCTGGGACTTCCAGATTGCACCCGTGTCTGGCAGCCGCCGACCTGCCTCCGCGGAGCTGATCTTCCGCTGGTCCCCGGAATGGACGGGCCAGCTGAGCGTGTGA